TTTTCAAAACACGACTCAACTGTTTAAGTGCATTCGCCGGAACTTCAGTCCATTCCAGCACATTGATTGACATAATCCCATCACAGCTATTCGCAGCAAATGGCAGATCTGTCACATCACCCTGAAGGAAGGAAATTTCCCCATTTGGCATCCGTTCCTTAGCACGGGCAATCATTTCACCTGAAAGGTCCATTCCGACTACATCAAACCCAGCTTTATGCAGCCTATACGAGCCATATCCATCTCCACAACCAATATCATACACTTTACTTCCCTTTGCAAAGTGCTTTTTGATAAATGGAATAATATCTTTTCTGCTGCCATTATCCCACATGTTGACACTGCGCTCATTCCAAAACTGTGCCCGGCTGTCCCATTGCAATTCCGCTTCTTTATTCCAATTAAACGAAGACATGACTAAAAACCTCCCTCACCTTAATTCCATTATAACCCATGGTATTTGCTATTGAAATTGTGTCATTTTCTATTAAAGCATTACTATAACGCAAATCTCTTTATGGCTGTTTTCACAAAGTTTTTTGCAAAGATTTAAAGTACCCTATTTATACCAAGTTCATCCAAACAAAAAGGGTTTATCTCACCATATGCGAGATAAACCCTATATTATTATCTATTTATTATAGACGCTCAACGTTA
This Virgibacillus phasianinus DNA region includes the following protein-coding sequences:
- a CDS encoding class I SAM-dependent methyltransferase, which produces MSSFNWNKEAELQWDSRAQFWNERSVNMWDNGSRKDIIPFIKKHFAKGSKVYDIGCGDGYGSYRLHKAGFDVVGMDLSGEMIARAKERMPNGEISFLQGDVTDLPFAANSCDGIMSINVLEWTEVPANALKQLSRVLKKDGLLCVGILGPTAGPRTHSYPRVYGEKAIANTMMPWEFQKLAQEKNFTYVDGFGVYRDGVKAKNHEGLPIELKQALTFLWVFMFRKEGE